A window of Excalfactoria chinensis isolate bCotChi1 chromosome Z, bCotChi1.hap2, whole genome shotgun sequence contains these coding sequences:
- the NAA35 gene encoding N-alpha-acetyltransferase 35, NatC auxiliary subunit: MVMKASVEDDDSGWELGMPDKMEKGNTDWVDITRDFEEACRELKLGELLHDKLFGLFEAMSAIEMMDPKMDAGMIGNQVNRKVLNFEQAIKDGTIKIKDLTSPELIGIMDTCFCCLITWLEGHSLAQTVFTCLYIHNPDFIEDPAMKAFALGILKICDIAREKVNKAAVFEEEDFQSMTYGFKMANSVTDLRVTGMLKDVEDDMQRRVKSTRSRQGEERDPEVELEHQQCLAVFSRVKFTRVLLTVLIAFTKKETSAVAEAQKLMTQAADLLSAIHNSLHHGIQAQNDTTKGDHPIMMGFEPLVNQRLLPPTFPRYAKIIKREEMVNYFSKLIDRIKTVCEVVNLTNLHCILDFFCEFSEQSPCVLSRSLLQTTFLVDNKKVFGTHLMQDMVKDALRSFVSPPVLSPKCCLYNNHQAKDYIDSFVTHCVRPFCSLIQIHGHNRARQRDKLGHILEEFATLQDEAEKVDAALHSMLLKQEPQRQHLACLGTWVLYHNLRIMIQYLLSGFELELYSMHEYYYIYWYLSEFLYAWLMSTLSRADSSQMAEERIMEEQQKGRSSKKTKKKKKVRPLSREITMSQAYQNMCAGMYKTMIAFDMDGKVRKPKFELDSEQVRYEHRFAPFNSVITPPPVHYLQFKEMSDLNKYSPPPQSADLYMAASKHFQQAKMILENIPNPDHEVSRILKVAKPNIVVMKLLAGGHKKDSKVPPEFDFSPHKYFPVVKLV, translated from the exons ATGGTTATGAAAGCTTCAGTAGAAGATGATGATTCAGGATGGGAGCTTGGTATGCCTGACAAGATGGAAAAGGGTAATACAGACTGGGTAGACATAACCCGGGACTTTGAAGAAGCTTGTAGAG AACTAAAGTTAGGAGAACTGCTTCATGACAAGCT TTTTGGACTTTTTGAAGCAATGTCTGCTATTGAAATGATGGATCCCAAGATGGATGCTGGTATGATTGGAAACCAAGTTAATAGGAAAGTTCTGAACTTCGAGCAAGCTATTAAg gatGGCACCATTAAGATAAAGGATCTCACTTCACCTGAGCTCATAGGAATAATGGATAcctgcttttgttgtttg ataACATGGTTAGAGGGACATTCCTTGGCACAGACAGTGTTCACTTGTCTTTACATTCATAATCCAGACTTCATAGAAGATCCTGCTATGAAGGCTTTTGCTCTGGGCATCCTCAAAATCTGTGATATTGCCAGAGAAAAAGTCAACAAAGCAGCCGTTTTTGAGGAG gaagattttcagTCAATGACATATGGATTTAAAATGGCCAACAGTGTGACAGACCTTAGAGTTACAG gTATGCTAAAAGATGTAGAAGATGACATGCAAAGACGAGTGAAG AGCACTCGAAGTCGacaaggagaagagagagatcCTGAAGTTGAACTTGAA catCAACAGTGTTTAGCTGTATTCAGCAGAGTAAAGTTTACCCGAGTACTGCTGACTGTTCTAATAGCCTTTACCAAAAAAGAG ACAAGTGCAGTTGCAGAAGCTCAGAAATTGATGACTCAGGCAGCTGACTTGCTGTCTGCCATTCATAATTCATTACATCATGGTATACAGGCACAGAATGATACCACTAAAGGAG ATCACCCTATTATGATGGGCTTTGAACCTCTTGTTAATCAGAGGTTGCTGCCTCCAACTTTCCCTCGGtatgcaaaaataattaaaagggaagaaatggtcaattatttttccaaactaATAGACCGAATAAAAACTGTATGTGAAGTGGTAAACTTAACTAATTTGCACTGTATATTG GattttttctgtgaatttaGCGAGCAATCACCATGTGTTCTTTCAAGATCTCTGTTACAG acaaCTTTTCTGGTAGATAATAAGAAGGTGTTTGGTACTCACCTCATGCAAGACATGGTAAAAGATGCTTTAAGATCTTTTGTCAGTCCTCCAGTACTTTCACCAAA ATGTTGTCTTTATAACAATCACCAGGCTAAGGACTACATTGATTCCTTTGTGACACATTGTGTTCGG ccATTCTGTAGTCTGATTCAAATCCATGGACACAACAGAGCTCGTCAGAGAGATAAACTGGGTCACATTCTAGAGGAGTTTGCCACCCTTCAGGATGAG gCAGAAAAAGTAGATGCAGCACTCCATAGTATGTTACTGAAGCAGGAACCACAAAGACAACATTTGGCATGCTTGGGCACCTGGGTCTTATATCATAACCTCCGTATTATGATACAGTACCTTCTGAGTGGGTTTGAGTTGGAACTTTACAGTATGCATGaatattattatatatactG GTACCTATCAGAGTTCCTCTATGCTTGGCTGATGTCAACACTGAGCCGTGCTGACAGCTCCCAAATGGCAGAAGAGAGAATAATGGAAGAACAACAGAAAGGCCGTAGTAGcaagaaaaccaagaaaaagaaaaaag TTCGCCCTCTGAGCAGAGAGATCACTATGAGCCAAGCGTACCAAAATATGTGTGCTGGGATGTACAAG ACAATGATTGCATTTGACATGGATGGCAAAGTAAGAAAACCGAAGTTTGAGTTGGATAGTGAACAGGTGCGGTATGAGCACAGATTTGCTCCATTCAACAGCGTTATAACACCACCCCCAGTGCACTACCTGCAGTTTAAA GAAATGTCCGATTTAAATAAGTACAGCCCCCCTCCTCAGTCAGCAGATCTCTACATGGCAGCTAGCAAACACTTCCAGCAAGCTAAAATGATTCTTGAGAACATTCCTAATCCAGACCACGAG GTCAGTCGAATTCTAAAAGTTGCTAAACCCAATATTGTGGTCATGAAGCTTCTGGCAGGAGGTCACAAAAAAGACTCTAAG GTTCCTCCAGAATTTGACTTCTCTCctcataaatattttccagttgtGAAGCTTGTTTGA